Proteins from a genomic interval of Candidatus Binatus sp.:
- the hpnA gene encoding hopanoid-associated sugar epimerase, with product MAPEKTRTALVTGANGFVGSHVARALLARGDRVRVLVREQADLRALAGLDVEIIRGDLRYFDSVERAVKGCDEVYHVAADYRLWVTDPAPMYATNVEGTRHVLRAAAASGVVRIVYTSTVGALGIPHGGIGKEDTPSSLDDMPGHYKRSKFMAEQEALAAAKSGVPVVIVNPSTPIGALDFKPTPTGRIIVDFLNRRMPAYVETGLNLVDVEDVARGHLLAAERGRIGEKYILGGENVTLRDFLGRLASISGLPAPVLRIPYAVAFGYALGAEAFARAVTRRAPRASLTEVRMSRKRMFFDSSKAQAELGYEPKAIEGALRSAIEFYQSQITSRSAA from the coding sequence ATGGCGCCGGAAAAAACAAGGACCGCGCTCGTCACCGGCGCCAACGGATTTGTCGGGAGCCACGTTGCGCGCGCGTTGCTGGCGCGCGGCGATCGCGTGCGGGTGCTGGTGCGCGAGCAGGCTGATCTGCGCGCGCTGGCCGGCCTCGACGTGGAAATAATCCGCGGCGATTTGCGCTACTTCGATTCGGTCGAGCGCGCGGTCAAAGGATGCGACGAGGTCTATCACGTCGCGGCTGATTACCGGCTGTGGGTGACGGATCCCGCGCCGATGTACGCCACCAACGTCGAGGGGACCCGGCACGTGCTGCGCGCGGCTGCGGCATCGGGCGTAGTACGAATCGTATATACGAGCACCGTGGGGGCGCTGGGGATACCGCACGGCGGAATCGGGAAGGAGGACACGCCGTCCTCGCTCGACGATATGCCGGGGCATTATAAGCGATCGAAATTCATGGCGGAGCAGGAGGCGCTCGCGGCGGCCAAAAGCGGCGTGCCGGTGGTAATCGTGAATCCTTCAACGCCGATCGGCGCGCTCGATTTCAAGCCGACTCCGACCGGACGAATCATCGTGGATTTTCTGAATCGGCGGATGCCGGCTTACGTCGAGACGGGGCTGAATTTGGTCGATGTCGAGGACGTCGCGCGCGGCCATCTGCTGGCGGCGGAGCGCGGACGTATCGGTGAAAAATACATTTTGGGCGGGGAAAACGTCACGCTCAGGGATTTTCTGGGACGCCTCGCGAGCATTTCGGGACTGCCCGCACCGGTTTTGCGGATTCCGTACGCGGTTGCGTTTGGCTACGCGCTCGGTGCGGAAGCGTTTGCCCGCGCGGTGACGCGCCGGGCGCCGCGCGCGAGCCTGACCGAAGTGCGGATGTCGCGCAAACGGATGTTCTTCGATTCGTCGAAAGCGCAGGCGGAGCTGGGCTACGAGCCCAAGGCGATCGAAGGTGCGCTTCGTAGCGCGATCGAGTTTTATCAGTCGCAAATTACGTCCAGGAGCGCTGCATAG
- a CDS encoding carotenoid biosynthesis protein — protein sequence MRLLLLTIALRPYVFIFLASFLLIAIVNFGIRTTILFGVLTYVVSLACEWSSVHNGFPFGLYHYIETTRGRELWVFGVPFMDSLSFTFLGFASYTVALLLSAPLYRRGADVRLLDTWEIRRAPRVWLMAALFMVMIDLVVDPLSVLGDRWFLGKIFWYDPPGPHFGVPISNYLGWYLVAAITIAIFQFLDARLNRSGDAPQGAMPSLPSRALLGAALYSGIVIFGITMLFRIGAPNIGWAAVFIYLPFLVLAIHILTRRDCYGDAAAVERHLKDFPYERGLPVWKGDAEKRARVSNGPGALAGDPAPSPASSRSATSASSPVR from the coding sequence ATGCGTCTGCTGCTACTGACTATTGCGCTGCGTCCGTACGTATTCATTTTCCTGGCGAGTTTTTTACTAATTGCAATAGTCAATTTCGGAATCCGCACTACTATACTGTTCGGGGTGCTGACTTACGTGGTGTCGCTCGCGTGCGAGTGGTCGTCGGTGCACAACGGGTTCCCGTTCGGCTTGTATCACTATATCGAGACGACTCGCGGGCGCGAGCTTTGGGTGTTCGGCGTGCCTTTCATGGACTCGCTGTCATTTACGTTCCTGGGCTTCGCGAGTTACACGGTGGCGTTGCTGCTGAGTGCGCCGCTTTATCGGCGCGGCGCGGACGTGCGGCTGCTCGACACGTGGGAGATACGGCGCGCGCCGCGGGTGTGGCTGATGGCGGCGCTATTCATGGTCATGATTGACCTGGTGGTCGATCCGCTGAGCGTGCTGGGCGACAGGTGGTTTCTCGGCAAGATTTTCTGGTACGACCCGCCGGGGCCTCATTTCGGGGTGCCGATCAGCAACTATCTGGGCTGGTATTTGGTGGCGGCGATCACGATCGCGATTTTCCAGTTCCTCGACGCGCGGCTGAATCGAAGCGGGGATGCGCCGCAGGGAGCGATGCCGTCGTTGCCGTCGCGCGCGCTGCTCGGGGCGGCGCTTTATTCGGGAATAGTCATTTTCGGTATCACGATGCTATTTCGAATCGGCGCGCCGAATATAGGATGGGCGGCGGTGTTTATATATTTGCCGTTCCTGGTATTAGCCATTCATATACTCACTCGGCGGGATTGCTATGGCGACGCCGCCGCGGTCGAGCGCCATCTGAAAGATTTTCCCTATGAGCGTGGCTTGCCGGTGTGGAAGGGCGACGCCGAGAAAAGGGCACGAGTGTCGAACGGGCCGGGTGCGTTGGCGGGCGATCCAGCACCCTCACCTGCCTCGTCGCGTTCCGCGACTTCGGCTTCCTCTCCCGTAAGATAA
- a CDS encoding SDR family NAD(P)-dependent oxidoreductase translates to MLLKDKVVLVTGAGSGIGQASAIRFAQEGAKVMVADVRAESASNTAAMIEKAAGTAKSIAVDVRIGAQVERMVNETVKAFGRLDVLFNNAGVYVPKNVVDTTEEEWDWVVDVCMKGVFFGCKYAIPQMIKQGGGVIINTASGAGLEGVPNLGAYQAAKGGVVIMSKGIALDFARHQIRCVSICPGVIETPIAENCNQAPAGSSSQVWERTGNMHPLGRNGKPEEVAALAAFLASDQAAFITGVAVPIDGGFNAGAFIPPNRSRASS, encoded by the coding sequence ATGCTGCTAAAAGACAAAGTCGTGTTGGTCACGGGCGCAGGCTCTGGAATCGGACAAGCGAGCGCGATTCGATTTGCGCAGGAAGGCGCCAAGGTAATGGTCGCCGACGTGCGAGCGGAATCGGCCAGCAACACCGCCGCGATGATCGAGAAGGCCGCGGGCACTGCGAAATCGATCGCAGTGGACGTGCGAATCGGGGCGCAAGTCGAGCGCATGGTCAACGAAACGGTCAAAGCGTTCGGCCGGCTCGATGTGCTGTTCAACAACGCCGGCGTGTACGTGCCGAAGAACGTCGTCGATACCACCGAAGAGGAATGGGACTGGGTGGTGGACGTTTGCATGAAGGGCGTGTTCTTCGGGTGCAAGTACGCGATTCCGCAGATGATCAAGCAGGGCGGCGGCGTGATTATCAATACGGCGAGCGGCGCGGGCCTCGAGGGGGTGCCGAATCTCGGCGCGTATCAGGCGGCGAAGGGCGGCGTGGTGATCATGTCGAAGGGAATTGCGCTGGATTTCGCGCGGCATCAGATTCGATGCGTTTCGATTTGTCCGGGCGTGATCGAGACGCCGATCGCGGAGAATTGCAACCAGGCGCCGGCCGGGAGTTCGTCGCAGGTGTGGGAGCGCACGGGCAATATGCATCCGCTGGGGCGCAACGGAAAGCCGGAGGAGGTCGCGGCGCTGGCGGCGTTCCTCGCTTCGGACCAGGCGGCGTTTATCACCGGAGTGGCGGTGCCGATCGACGGCGGATTCAATGCGGGCGCGTTCATCCCGCCGAACCGGTCGCGCGCCTCTTCTTAG
- the hpnK gene encoding hopanoid biosynthesis-associated protein HpnK: MKRLIVNGDDFGRSPEINAGIVRAHREGILGSASLMVAEPAAREAAELAKSNPALDVGLHAVVCRGRSVLNSSRLAGAVGDSGEFIESPVTAGMRYFFDRLLRAKMRDELRAQVERHLELIGYLNHIDGHLNFHVHPLVADILVELAVEYKVPCIRLPRERVMTTLRLRRDHAARKLIESVIFRTLSRRTRRLMAERGLKSTDALFGLHQSGHLSEDYVVGVIEKLRDGATELYFHPAADVGGVPPPAEAQLEVEILTSARVRESIDRRAIKLITFAELGRGEGEE, encoded by the coding sequence TTGAAGCGGCTGATCGTCAATGGTGACGACTTCGGCCGGTCGCCGGAGATCAACGCCGGCATCGTGAGAGCGCATCGCGAGGGAATCCTGGGCAGCGCGAGCCTGATGGTCGCAGAGCCGGCGGCGCGCGAGGCAGCCGAGTTGGCGAAGAGCAATCCTGCGCTCGACGTCGGGCTGCATGCGGTGGTGTGCCGGGGGCGGAGCGTGCTGAATTCGTCGCGGCTCGCGGGCGCTGTCGGCGACTCGGGCGAGTTTATCGAGAGTCCGGTTACGGCGGGGATGCGATATTTTTTCGACCGCTTGCTGCGGGCGAAGATGCGCGATGAATTGCGGGCGCAAGTCGAGCGGCATCTTGAGTTGATTGGATACTTGAATCACATCGATGGCCATCTGAACTTTCATGTGCATCCGTTGGTCGCCGACATCCTCGTGGAGCTTGCAGTCGAGTACAAAGTGCCGTGTATCCGGTTGCCGCGGGAGCGCGTGATGACGACGCTTAGGTTGCGGCGCGATCATGCGGCGCGAAAATTGATCGAGTCGGTAATTTTTCGGACGCTCTCGAGGCGCACGCGCCGATTGATGGCCGAGCGAGGACTCAAATCGACGGATGCGCTCTTCGGACTGCATCAGAGCGGGCATCTGAGCGAGGACTACGTCGTGGGCGTGATCGAAAAATTGCGCGACGGCGCGACCGAACTCTATTTTCATCCGGCGGCCGATGTAGGCGGCGTTCCTCCGCCGGCCGAGGCGCAGCTTGAGGTCGAAATTCTCACCAGCGCGCGCGTTCGCGAGTCGATCGATCGGCGCGCAATCAAGTTGATCACGTTCGCGGAGTTGGGAAGAGGGGAAGGAGAGGAGTAA